Genomic window (Helianthus annuus cultivar XRQ/B chromosome 3, HanXRQr2.0-SUNRISE, whole genome shotgun sequence):
CTTACAGACTCACGTCAGCTGACATATTAAATTATTACCTATCCTAAACATACTAATTTATGTTATAGACCCCTTAAGTGCTAATGTATCAATGAACATGGTTCATTGACTCATGGTGGGAATAGTTTCGAAGAATACGTAAGACCTTTAAGTGAGGCCAAATGAAGTTTTTCTTGAATTTGAATATGATTGGACTTTGATCAAAGATGTGAACATATTATCCATATGGACCATATATACACGGAGACCCAAAAGACCAAAACCTATGTACCTGCTGCATAGCGTTGATTTGCTAACGTGGGTGCATGATGTATATATTAAGTGAAGATGCATCAAGAGACGTTCACGCATTATTAAAGTAGAGCGGACGTTGAAGCATGACAATTTAAATAATGCAACATTATTGACTTCTAAATTAGGTTTCGAGAATCGACTTCATACAACCCTTTTGTGTGCAAAGTGCAAACCACGAAGTAAAGAAATGGTTACGGGTCAAAATTAGTCGAAGGGTTTTAATGTAATTGTTCTATAGTGTAGGGGTTATTGGTTAGTTAGTGGCTATATAGTTGGGTGTGTTGTAATAGATGTAAACAATAATCATATTAGGAATATTGGATTtcaataatctcaactattcgtcgttggccgccAATAGCcctaacttcaaaaataaccactggcagccccaactattgacatattaGCCActaatggaccctgactaacagaaccctaacgacGTTAGTTTCCAGTCGCCGGAAAACCGTTTTTGGCCATAAAAAGGTTTCTAAAGatccgatctaaggttacaatgaggtttgggacgaaaacgttgagttttccggccaaaaagttgagttttccctccaaaaagttgagttttccgtCCAAAAAGTTGAGTTCCGGTGAAAAAGAAGTTTTTCGACGACTtcaataattggggcttttatttgaaaaaggttcctaaaggtccgtaataaggttacaaagaggtttgggacgaaaatgttgagttttccggccaaacaTAAGTTTTCCGGCAAAAACatttttccggcgaccggagattaacggcgttagggttctgttagttagggtccattggaggccaatatgttaatagttgagaCTATCAgtagttatttttgaagttgTGACTGTTGACGACCAACGACGAATTGTTGgcattattaaaatccaatattccatcGTATTAATACAATAATAATCTGAGTAAAGCGGTTTATGTGTATGCATTAAACATATGACAAACCTTCGACTAGTTTCCTTAAACACCTATTTTATTATTTGACGTGTTATAAAAGTCAAACTAACCCATTGACAGGTTAATGTTTGAAATCACCACAGATACTCAAAACCCATTCCAAACAACAAACCGATAATCATAACGAATAAATACTTAACTAATTATAAAATTTGGACCAAAATAACAGAAACTTGTCAATGTTATTATTATCATTACAAGTTAAGAGATAAAATATAACCTTTTCGCATCGTGAGTCTACAAAACTGCAGCTTTTTAGAGGATGGCTGCTCGGATTATTGCTTGAACTGGTCACCCAAGCCAGGTGGCATCCCTAAGCTCTGAGCAAGATCACCCATACGCGCCTTCATCGCCTGAAATTACCAAACCGTCCTCATAAAGTCAAATACTAGGCAGAATTTTTTCAAACAAATAATTTTGTTGTTAATATTTTGCAAGAACCTGGACACTTTTTTGATGAGCATCCCTATATGCTTCCGTAATCAAAAGCGAaagtttctgcaaaaaaaaataataataaaatttatataaaataaatatcaagAAATTTATACAATTGAGTGTCTGATTATTGGTAAAACACACATTGCATGTCTACAGAGATCCAATTCTAACATAGCGAAAGATAATTAGATAAACTTAAAAATTTATACTCACTTCCGACCCTAATTCCATTGCAGCCTCGGTAATTTCTGTGCGTACGGGTTGTTGATTCCCAGAGAGCGTTACCTGAGGATCATATAAATAAAGTTGTTTATTAAAGCAAAAGTGAAAGTTATACTTGAGGGACTAGTTATATAGTGTGAACATAGTAGTAGAAAATATGAAAAAACCACATACCTTCACTAGTTCACCTTCACAGTAACCATCAAACTCAGCTCTGCAAAGCAAAATAGCTGTCGTAACTTACTAACATGTAAACGAGTCCAAACCCGAATCAACAAAGATTACAATTAAAGTTAATTATTAAATATTCCCGTATAAGACTTTATAAGAAGAAATAAATACAAGCTTTTACTTCTTACAGaagcatagttgttaatggcgaatagcgacaaatagcgataaggtaccgatatgctacatagcgaatagcgacaaatagcgggtggctattttataaatagtgatacactagaaaaaaaataaaaatttttatatgtatattatatcaaaatacactggtatatatgctattttacaggtatatttaacaaaaaccttaAGTCCAGctttttatagctatatttaattgctatttatattaaaaaaaacaaaaataaataaataaactgtCGCTATTATCGCTATCtatcgctacaaccctaatagcgagcctagacctatacgctacgtagcgcgctatagcgatcgctacgCTCACTATTGACAACTATGTACAGAAGATGAAATATAGTAgtatacaactatacatacacaGCAAGTTCTTTTTGCACACGCACGGCCTCAACTTGGACAACCATTTGTGCCTTCTTTACGGTCTCATATAGATTTTGCATGTTTCCAAAAACCCCTGCCTAAAATTAACATGAAAATGAAATATATCAATTTTGATCGACATTTCATATATTTACCCTGCTAAGCATTTGTTCGTGACAGATTGGAAGAACCTTGTGAAACAAAATCTACCAGTAGTTTGTAGTTTAactatatgaaaaaaaaaagtaattttattattatttcttaGTGAAGTTTCCATCAGATCCATATATCAGTAGGGGTGTTCTTTGGGTTTTTTAATCGGGTTTCGGGTTATTCGGGTTTCTTGTTATAGGAATCCTATCCATAACCCGACCAAAATAAGATTCGGGTTAATCGGTTTTGGGTTTATTCGGGTCGGGTTAACCGGTATACGGATTTTTAAATACAAGTTGCAATGCGTACTTTACAATTTAACCTAACATGATTATTATCAAGTAAAAAAACACAAAATGTCAAATAAAAGCACTGCAAATATGAATTTCGTTCAAACCCATGCATTAAACatatatattaactaaataaacgGCAAATACAATAAGCACAAAACCAAACCATATCAACCAATCGCATAAACTAAAAAGAAAAGGTCAAATCGTATCAACCAAACCAAATCATTTTAGTCGCTCAAAGAACCAACCAAACAACGAAACAAAACATCATGttcaaaacataaaacaaaacataTGGGAGGAAATTTAGACTTTCATAGTTAATCGGTTAATCGGGCTGGTTAATCGGGTCAGCCCGATTAACCTTTTTAACCCAATTACCGACCCGAATACTACTTTCGGGTTTCGGATTCCATCTTGTTCGGGTTTGGGTTAATCAGGCAACACCATAATCGGGTTAGGGTTGGTTTTCGGATTTCGGCTACAAAAACACCCCTATATATCAGTAACATTGAACTTGGACGCTGACAATGTTAGAGACCGATTCGAGATGGTCAATCCCCCAAGACCCGTTGAGTGGGTTGATCTCCAAAGAAACAAGATAAGAAATAGAACAATCCATTTTTTTCTGATTTAATTCTTCATATCATTTCTAAATCTTAAAAGGCCTTTTATAGGCTACAGTGCTACACAATGAAAGAGAATAACGGCAAAGTAAAAGTACCACTAACTCTAAACAAATGGATATAAGAACTAAATAGTGCATGACTTAATCTAATTACTACGTGCATAAAATAAACAGTAGGAAACAATGGGAAAAAAACAAGTGATGGTGCATGGTTACGTGGGGTAGTTGTGCACGTATCAGACAACTCACGAATAAGATAAAGATAACACGTAAAAccaaaataatttatatttttttcgcAACTATGGGAACCCGTCAGAGGAAACTCACAGGCCCCTACTAACGTTGGGCAGGTGGCCTTCAGGTGTTAAGGCAGGATATATGTGAAGCTGGGTTCGAACTTGAGACCTCTACTAGAAGGGAATAAGGCGCCTACCACTACGCCACCCTTGAAGGTTCTATGCTAAATTAATAACTTATAAAGTATAAGCAAAGCAAAACTGAAACAAAGCAAAATATACATACTGTTAAATGTCACGCATATAGAAGACATACTTATTGCCTTATCGGTACTCAAAGTTTAAAAGTACGGAATCGTGCCTCGAGgtgttttcccttcgcctcacgaggcgtacgCCTCGAGGCGAACCGAGGAGTAACCCCGAGgcggaattaaaaaataaatacaaaaaatatatcttaaaaaaataaaata
Coding sequences:
- the LOC110928859 gene encoding nucleoid-associated protein At4g30620, chloroplastic produces the protein MASASAFTAQISNFNGRPSSSPSIQKLSLKPNLVGMRVVSKPGHLKGVDNRRSLRVFALFGGGKKDNDKDDGKAGVFGNMQNLYETVKKAQMVVQVEAVRVQKELAVAEFDGYCEGELVKVTLSGNQQPVRTEITEAAMELGSEKLSLLITEAYRDAHQKSVQAMKARMGDLAQSLGMPPGLGDQFKQ